A portion of the Brockia lithotrophica genome contains these proteins:
- a CDS encoding Cysteine desulfurase, with the protein MTDDRPRAASGRPGPPRRGERGGDRPMTDRNARRPLVPKALRADFPIFDQTIAGKPLVYLDSAATAQKPRAVLEAMTRFYERDYANVHRAVHTLAGRATEAYEEAREAVRRFLGARSAAEIVFTRNTTGSLNLVAQAYARPRLGPGDEIVLTPLEHHANLLPWQRVARETGARLVFIEPTDDLRITEAAIDQAITPRTKIVALAHVSNVTGAVAPIAHAARRAHAVGAVIVVDAAQSAPHLPLDVRALDVDFLAFSGHKMLGPTGIGVLYAKEEHLRSMEPYEVGGEMIDRVTLFDATWREPPWKFEAGTPPIAEAIGLRAAIEYLEAIGMDAIEAHVVRLTNLAAEALANEPGVVVYGPRTDRHAVVAFNVGRIHAHDVSTILDAEGIAVRAGHHCAQPLMTRLGVPATVRASFYLYNDEDDVERLVVGVRRVKEFFGDVFGEPVPGDHRGSL; encoded by the coding sequence GTGACGGATGATCGCCCGCGTGCCGCTTCCGGCCGCCCGGGACCGCCGCGTCGAGGCGAACGAGGAGGAGATCGTCCGATGACGGACCGCAACGCGCGTCGCCCCCTCGTGCCGAAGGCACTCCGCGCCGACTTTCCGATCTTCGATCAGACGATCGCCGGGAAGCCCCTCGTCTACCTGGACAGCGCCGCGACGGCGCAAAAACCCCGGGCGGTCCTCGAGGCGATGACCCGCTTCTATGAGCGGGACTACGCCAATGTCCACCGGGCCGTCCACACCCTCGCCGGCCGGGCGACCGAAGCGTATGAGGAAGCCCGGGAGGCGGTTCGACGCTTTCTCGGCGCCCGATCGGCGGCGGAGATCGTCTTTACCCGGAACACCACAGGAAGCCTGAACCTCGTCGCCCAGGCGTACGCCCGGCCGCGGCTCGGCCCCGGCGACGAGATCGTGCTCACGCCGCTCGAGCACCACGCGAACCTCCTCCCGTGGCAGAGGGTCGCCCGGGAGACCGGTGCCCGCCTCGTCTTTATCGAGCCGACGGACGACCTCCGGATCACCGAGGCGGCGATCGATCAGGCGATCACCCCCCGGACGAAGATCGTCGCCCTGGCCCATGTCTCGAACGTGACCGGCGCCGTCGCCCCGATCGCCCACGCCGCCCGGAGGGCCCACGCCGTCGGCGCGGTGATCGTCGTCGACGCCGCCCAGAGCGCCCCGCACCTTCCGCTCGACGTCCGGGCTCTCGACGTCGACTTCCTCGCCTTCTCCGGCCACAAGATGCTCGGCCCGACGGGCATCGGCGTCCTGTATGCCAAGGAAGAGCACCTTCGCTCCATGGAGCCGTACGAAGTCGGCGGCGAGATGATCGACCGGGTGACGCTTTTCGATGCGACGTGGCGGGAGCCGCCGTGGAAATTCGAAGCGGGGACGCCGCCGATAGCCGAGGCGATCGGCCTCAGGGCGGCGATCGAATACCTCGAAGCGATCGGCATGGACGCGATCGAAGCCCACGTCGTCCGCTTGACAAATCTGGCGGCGGAGGCGCTGGCGAACGAGCCGGGGGTCGTCGTGTACGGTCCGCGGACCGACCGGCACGCGGTCGTCGCATTCAACGTCGGCCGCATCCACGCCCACGACGTCTCCACCATCCTCGACGCCGAAGGAATCGCCGTCCGGGCCGGCCACCACTGCGCCCAGCCGCTCATGACGCGGCTCGGCGTGCCGGCGACGGTCCGGGCGAGCTTTTACCTCTACAACGACGAGGACGACGTCGAACGGCTCGTCGTCGGCGTCCGCCGGGTAAAGGAGTTTTTTGGCGATGTCTTTGGAGAACCTGTACCGGGAGATCATCGTGGATCACTATAA
- a CDS encoding Iron-sulfur cluster assembly ATPase protein SufC, whose amino-acid sequence MKIENLHVVVDGEPFIRGLDLVIRGGEVHAIVGPNGTGKSTLGP is encoded by the coding sequence TTGAAGATAGAAAATCTGCACGTCGTGGTCGACGGCGAGCCGTTCATCCGCGGGCTCGACCTCGTCATCCGCGGCGGGGAAGTGCACGCGATCGTGGGCCCGAACGGCACCGGCAAGAGCACGCTCGGGCCATAA
- a CDS encoding Beta-glucosidase: MFRARGELPRHRCPVPGCGRGHPARGKRPKPSEVKDVAGLPEGFLWGVATSAYQIEGAAAEDGRGPSIWDVFAHIPGKIADGTVGDVACDHYHRWEEDVNLLAELGVRAYRFSVSWPRVLPEGKGAVNERGLDFYRRLVEALHSRGIAPVVTVYHWDLPFALYEKGGWAERDTAKYFAEYAHLLFRRLEGVPYWITLNEPFVATVLGYVTGEHAPGEQDPRKAVRVAHHFLLGHTLAVRAFRDEHLTGSRIGITNLMTRVLPAGEDREVVGFAYAFERLHNGLFVDPLFTGHYPREALLAFARILWGEEGARDGDLEAYLYAQLELPLEDLETFRQPVDFLGVNYYSPTRVAFNPASPFGGLEFLPPAGEATAMGWEVYPQGLTEVLLEVHSRYPGVPILVTENGAAYDDTPEVLPDGTKRVADEARANYIRAHVEAVRRALERGVDVRGYFVWSLLDNFEWAHGLSKRFGLVYVDYATLERIPKTSFFAYREIVQANGG; this comes from the coding sequence GTGTTTCGCGCACGCGGGGAACTGCCCCGTCACCGGTGCCCCGTTCCCGGGTGCGGTCGCGGGCATCCCGCACGCGGAAAACGCCCTAAACCGTCGGAGGTGAAGGATGTGGCGGGTCTTCCCGAAGGGTTCCTCTGGGGTGTGGCGACGTCGGCATACCAGATCGAAGGCGCCGCAGCGGAGGACGGTCGCGGGCCATCCATCTGGGACGTCTTTGCCCACATCCCAGGGAAGATCGCCGACGGCACCGTCGGCGACGTGGCCTGCGACCACTACCACCGTTGGGAAGAGGACGTAAACCTCCTCGCCGAACTCGGGGTGCGCGCCTACCGCTTTTCCGTCTCCTGGCCGCGCGTTTTGCCGGAAGGCAAGGGGGCGGTCAACGAACGGGGGCTCGACTTCTACCGCCGCCTCGTCGAGGCACTTCACTCCCGCGGGATCGCGCCCGTCGTCACCGTGTACCACTGGGATCTCCCCTTTGCCCTGTACGAAAAGGGAGGGTGGGCGGAGCGGGATACGGCGAAGTACTTTGCCGAGTACGCCCACCTCCTCTTCCGCCGCCTCGAAGGCGTCCCCTACTGGATCACCTTGAACGAGCCGTTCGTCGCCACCGTTCTGGGATACGTCACCGGCGAACACGCCCCCGGCGAGCAGGATCCGCGCAAGGCCGTGCGCGTCGCCCACCACTTCCTCTTGGGCCACACACTCGCCGTCCGGGCCTTTCGCGACGAGCACCTCACCGGATCCCGGATCGGGATCACGAACCTCATGACGCGCGTGCTCCCCGCAGGCGAAGACCGGGAGGTCGTCGGGTTCGCCTACGCCTTCGAACGCCTGCACAACGGCCTCTTCGTCGACCCCCTCTTCACCGGACACTATCCGCGCGAAGCGCTTCTCGCCTTCGCCCGCATTCTCTGGGGAGAGGAGGGGGCCCGGGACGGCGACCTCGAAGCCTACCTCTACGCTCAGCTCGAACTCCCTCTAGAGGACCTCGAGACCTTCCGTCAGCCCGTGGACTTCCTCGGGGTGAACTACTACTCGCCGACCCGCGTCGCCTTCAATCCGGCGAGTCCCTTCGGGGGGCTGGAGTTTCTCCCGCCCGCCGGGGAGGCTACGGCCATGGGTTGGGAAGTGTACCCCCAGGGACTGACGGAGGTCCTCCTCGAAGTCCACAGCCGCTACCCGGGGGTTCCGATCCTCGTCACGGAAAACGGCGCCGCCTACGACGACACCCCGGAAGTGCTCCCCGACGGCACGAAGCGCGTCGCGGACGAGGCGCGGGCAAACTACATCCGGGCGCACGTAGAGGCCGTGCGCCGGGCCCTCGAACGAGGGGTGGACGTGCGCGGGTACTTCGTGTGGTCCCTCCTCGACAACTTCGAGTGGGCCCACGGCCTCTCCAAGCGCTTCGGCCTCGTGTACGTGGACTACGCGACGCTCGAGCGCATCCCCAAAACGAGCTTTTTTGCCTATCGGGAGATCGTACAAGCCAACGGCGGCTGA
- a CDS encoding NADH-dependent butanol dehydrogenase A — MERFVYRNPTELVFGRGSVDLLSEYLPRLGRKVLFVYGKGSIRRIGLYDRVVLAARTAGVELVEFPGVEPNPRISTVRRAREEARRAGVEGVLAVGGGSVVDAAKLVAVSHSYPGDPWEIVREPSRATGALPLGVVLTHAATGSEMNANSVITNEETDEKLGWAHPLAYPRFSILDPHITRSVPRDQTVYGVVDMMAHVLEQYFHDARNTPIQDAWQIALLKEILAAGRKVVENLDDLDARETLLLAGTLALNGTLSLGLRGDWGVHAIEHALSAVYDVPHGAGLAVVYPAWMRYVSRRKPERFRRLFAELFGTEDLEAGIRALETAWRELGAPVRLWQLGITDEARFSYLAQKAVAKEGSTTGRFAVLTSEDVEAIYRLAAMPLE, encoded by the coding sequence ATGGAACGTTTCGTGTACCGCAACCCCACCGAACTCGTCTTCGGACGCGGAAGCGTCGACCTCCTTTCCGAGTACCTCCCCCGCCTCGGACGAAAGGTCCTCTTCGTCTACGGCAAAGGAAGCATCCGCAGGATCGGCCTCTACGACCGCGTAGTTTTGGCAGCCAGGACGGCTGGCGTAGAGCTCGTGGAGTTTCCCGGCGTCGAACCCAACCCCCGCATCTCCACCGTCCGAAGGGCGCGGGAGGAGGCGCGGCGCGCGGGCGTGGAAGGCGTTCTCGCCGTAGGCGGCGGAAGCGTGGTCGACGCCGCCAAGCTCGTCGCCGTATCTCATTCGTATCCCGGAGATCCGTGGGAGATCGTCCGCGAACCTTCCCGCGCGACGGGTGCCCTGCCCCTCGGCGTCGTCCTCACGCACGCCGCCACGGGTTCGGAAATGAACGCGAACTCCGTGATCACAAACGAGGAGACCGACGAAAAGCTCGGCTGGGCCCACCCCCTCGCCTATCCACGCTTCTCCATCCTCGACCCCCACATCACGCGAAGCGTCCCGCGCGATCAGACGGTGTACGGCGTCGTGGACATGATGGCCCACGTCCTCGAACAGTACTTCCACGACGCGCGCAACACGCCGATCCAAGACGCGTGGCAGATCGCCCTCCTCAAGGAGATCCTCGCCGCGGGGCGGAAGGTCGTGGAAAACCTCGACGACCTCGACGCCCGCGAGACGCTCCTTCTGGCGGGGACGCTCGCCCTCAACGGCACCCTTTCTCTGGGGCTCCGCGGCGACTGGGGCGTACACGCCATCGAACACGCCCTCTCGGCGGTCTACGACGTGCCGCACGGGGCGGGTCTCGCCGTCGTCTACCCCGCGTGGATGCGCTACGTTTCCCGGCGAAAGCCCGAGCGCTTCCGCCGCCTCTTCGCGGAGCTCTTCGGCACGGAAGACCTCGAAGCCGGGATACGCGCCCTGGAGACGGCCTGGAGGGAACTCGGGGCCCCGGTGCGCCTTTGGCAGCTGGGAATCACAGACGAGGCGCGCTTTTCTTACCTCGCCCAAAAGGCGGTGGCCAAAGAAGGGTCTACGACGGGGCGTTTTGCCGTCCTCACCTCCGAGGACGTCGAGGCGATATATCGTCTGGCGGCGATGCCGCTCGAGTAA
- a CDS encoding Non-specific DNA-binding protein Dps / Iron-binding ferritin-like antioxidant protein / Ferroxidase codes for METRNVLSADVRRELAAALQPILAEAIDLERQAKQAHWNVKGPGFYGQHKLFDELHELAEGWIDLVAERIAQLGHLTEGTLQRAAELTRLPEFPLGLTSERDNVEQLAKALAAFTAHTREVLKKSEELGDPITADILTEVTRGAEKYLWFVEAHLG; via the coding sequence ATGGAAACGCGCAACGTGCTGTCTGCGGACGTCCGGCGGGAACTCGCCGCCGCCCTTCAGCCGATCCTCGCCGAGGCGATCGACCTCGAACGCCAGGCCAAGCAGGCGCACTGGAACGTCAAGGGACCCGGCTTTTACGGACAGCACAAGCTGTTCGACGAACTCCACGAACTCGCGGAGGGCTGGATCGACCTCGTCGCCGAGCGCATCGCCCAGCTCGGGCACCTGACGGAGGGGACGCTCCAGCGGGCCGCGGAGCTCACGCGCCTTCCCGAATTCCCCCTCGGGCTTACGTCCGAGCGGGACAACGTCGAACAGCTCGCCAAGGCGCTGGCCGCCTTTACCGCGCACACGCGCGAGGTCCTGAAGAAATCCGAGGAACTCGGCGATCCGATCACGGCAGACATCCTCACGGAAGTCACCCGGGGAGCCGAAAAGTACCTCTGGTTTGTAGAGGCGCACCTCGGCTGA
- a CDS encoding Ribonuclease J2 (endoribonuclease in RNA processing), translating into MSRNQPKLSIFALGGLGEIGKNMYVVRYGDDIVVIDAGLTFPEEEMLGVDVVIPDISYLEENRRFVRGILLTHGHEDHIGALPYILKKLNVPVYGTRLTLGLVDLKLKEAGLRGTVKLSEVHPAPNFELHLGAIRATFFRVTHSIPDSVGIALETPEGVVVHTGDFKFDQTPVGHPADFHRMAELGRRGVLALLSDSTNAERPGFTGSERSVGKNLAKIFELHRTRIIVATFATNVARVQQVLAAAHAAGRKVALAGRSLVNVVNLARELGYLEVPDGLFIEHGDAATLPPEKVVVLLTGSQGEPMSALSLMARSSHRTLEIQKGDLVIFSATPIPGNERAVGRVVDQLYRLGAEVIYGPGSETGVHVSGHGSQEELKLMLNLMRPRHFIPIHGEYRMLAKHAQLAEEMGIPRERIFVLDNGDVVEFQNGRGRLAGKVPVGNVLIDGLGVGDVGNIVLRDRKLLSQDGILVVVVTISRANRTILSGPDIVTRGFVYMRESETLIDEANRLVHAVLSKLLEENVSDWTTLKNNVRDTLSRFLYERTRRRPMILPIIMEV; encoded by the coding sequence TTGTCGCGCAACCAACCTAAGCTCAGCATCTTTGCGTTGGGCGGGCTCGGCGAGATCGGCAAGAACATGTACGTCGTTCGCTACGGCGACGACATCGTCGTCATCGACGCGGGGCTCACCTTTCCCGAAGAAGAGATGCTCGGGGTCGACGTCGTGATCCCGGACATCTCCTACCTCGAGGAGAACCGCCGCTTCGTGCGGGGGATCCTCCTCACCCACGGCCACGAGGACCACATCGGCGCGCTCCCCTACATCCTCAAAAAGCTCAACGTTCCCGTGTACGGGACGCGCCTCACGCTGGGCCTCGTGGACCTCAAGCTCAAGGAGGCAGGGCTCAGGGGGACGGTCAAGCTGAGCGAGGTTCACCCTGCCCCCAACTTCGAGCTCCACCTGGGCGCCATCCGCGCGACGTTTTTCCGCGTCACGCACAGCATCCCCGACTCCGTAGGGATTGCCCTGGAGACACCCGAAGGCGTCGTCGTGCACACGGGAGACTTCAAGTTCGACCAAACCCCCGTCGGGCACCCGGCGGACTTCCACCGCATGGCGGAGCTCGGACGGCGCGGGGTGTTGGCGCTCCTTTCGGACAGCACGAACGCCGAACGTCCGGGTTTCACGGGATCGGAGCGCTCTGTGGGCAAGAACCTCGCCAAGATCTTCGAGCTCCACCGCACGCGCATCATCGTCGCCACCTTTGCGACGAACGTGGCGCGCGTGCAGCAGGTGCTCGCCGCGGCCCACGCCGCAGGGCGCAAGGTCGCCCTCGCAGGGCGGAGCCTCGTCAACGTCGTGAACCTCGCCCGCGAGCTCGGGTACCTCGAGGTACCCGACGGCCTCTTCATCGAGCACGGGGACGCCGCCACGCTGCCGCCGGAAAAGGTGGTCGTCCTCCTCACGGGGAGCCAGGGGGAACCCATGAGCGCACTTTCCCTCATGGCGCGGAGCTCCCACCGCACCCTGGAGATTCAAAAGGGAGACCTCGTGATCTTTTCCGCGACGCCGATCCCCGGCAACGAGCGCGCCGTCGGGCGGGTCGTCGACCAGCTCTACCGCCTGGGGGCGGAGGTGATCTACGGACCGGGGTCGGAGACCGGGGTGCATGTTTCCGGACACGGAAGCCAGGAAGAGCTCAAGCTCATGCTCAACCTCATGCGCCCCCGCCACTTCATTCCCATCCACGGCGAATACCGGATGCTCGCGAAACACGCCCAGCTCGCCGAAGAGATGGGAATCCCGCGGGAGCGGATCTTCGTCTTGGACAACGGCGATGTGGTGGAATTTCAAAACGGCCGGGGAAGGCTCGCCGGAAAAGTTCCCGTGGGCAACGTCCTCATCGACGGCCTCGGCGTCGGCGACGTGGGGAACATCGTCCTGCGCGACCGCAAGCTCCTCTCCCAGGACGGGATCCTCGTCGTCGTCGTGACGATCAGCCGCGCCAACCGCACGATCCTTTCGGGACCGGACATCGTCACCCGCGGGTTCGTGTACATGCGCGAGTCGGAGACGCTCATCGACGAGGCCAACCGCCTCGTGCACGCCGTGCTCAGCAAGCTCTTGGAGGAAAACGTGAGCGACTGGACGACGCTCAAAAACAACGTCCGAGACACCTTGAGCCGCTTTCTCTACGAACGGACGCGCCGGCGTCCGATGATTCTTCCGATCATCATGGAGGTCTGA
- a CDS encoding 4-hydroxy-tetrahydrodipicolinate synthase has product MDYPFGRLVTAMITPFTAEGEIDWEAVDRLVEHLLAQGSEGILVAGTTGESPTLSDEEKVALFRRVKERLRGRGFLLAGTGSNDTAHTVELSRAAEEAGADGLLVVTPYYNRPSQEGLYRHFRAVAESTRLPLIVYNIPGRTGVYMEVDTLLRLAELPNVVGVKDSSGRLADLARLIARAPAHFRVYSGDDAMFLPLLAVGGYGLISVASHLVGREIRAMLDAFLEGRVVEAAALHRRYLPLFEGLLTLSTNPVPLKAALALRGVAPEHLRLPLVPLNEDGKRRLALLLEEVGA; this is encoded by the coding sequence GTGGACTATCCCTTTGGACGCCTCGTCACCGCCATGATCACCCCCTTCACCGCCGAAGGAGAGATCGACTGGGAGGCGGTCGACCGCCTCGTGGAGCACCTCCTCGCGCAGGGGAGCGAGGGGATTCTCGTCGCCGGGACGACCGGCGAATCCCCGACCTTGAGCGACGAGGAAAAGGTCGCCCTCTTCCGCCGCGTAAAGGAAAGGTTGCGCGGCCGCGGGTTCCTCCTCGCGGGGACGGGATCGAACGACACGGCCCACACCGTGGAACTGTCGCGGGCCGCGGAGGAGGCGGGGGCGGACGGCCTGCTCGTCGTCACTCCTTACTACAACCGTCCGAGCCAGGAAGGCCTCTACCGCCACTTCCGCGCCGTCGCGGAATCTACGCGCCTCCCCCTCATCGTGTACAACATACCCGGGCGCACGGGCGTATACATGGAGGTGGACACCCTCCTCCGCCTCGCCGAGCTCCCCAACGTCGTCGGCGTAAAGGACTCGAGCGGACGCCTCGCCGATCTCGCCCGCCTCATCGCCCGCGCACCCGCCCACTTCCGCGTCTACAGCGGCGACGACGCCATGTTCCTCCCCCTCCTCGCCGTCGGCGGCTACGGCCTCATCAGCGTCGCCTCTCACCTCGTGGGCCGCGAAATCCGCGCGATGCTCGATGCCTTCCTCGAGGGGCGCGTCGTGGAAGCCGCCGCCCTCCACCGCAGGTACCTCCCCCTCTTCGAAGGGCTCCTCACCTTGTCCACGAACCCCGTACCCCTCAAGGCCGCCCTCGCCCTGCGGGGCGTCGCCCCCGAACACTTGCGCCTCCCGCTCGTCCCTCTGAACGAAGACGGGAAGCGCCGCCTCGCCCTTCTCCTCGAAGAAGTGGGCGCGTGA
- a CDS encoding Aspartokinase, which translates to MEIIVQKFGGTSVRDEKLRERVLQHIAEARRTYDGVVVVVSAMGRKGEPYATDSLLDLLEGRGKYLPARERDLLLTTGEIISAVVLADLLWRQDIPAAVFTGAQAGIVTDARFGEAQILDVRPERLRAALERGRIAVVAGFQGATEDGELTTLGRGGSDITAVALAAALGARRLDIFTDVNGVFTADPRIVEEARPLRYLTYAEVANLAHLGARVLHPRAVEIAMQYNIPVRVRSTTSDDEGTLIASLSELRARAPFRERVVTGIAHVFGVTQIKVVRDTVDPELQLVVFRAMAEHGISVDFINVSPNSVAYTVRDEEAERAAAILRGLGFEPSVTPGCAKVSVVGAGMAGRPGVMSRIVEALVGHDIPILQAADSHTTIWVLVPGERAQDAIRLLHRYFELERE; encoded by the coding sequence ATGGAGATCATCGTGCAGAAGTTCGGCGGCACATCCGTTCGGGACGAGAAGCTACGCGAGCGCGTGCTCCAGCACATCGCCGAGGCGCGCCGGACGTACGACGGCGTGGTCGTCGTCGTCTCCGCCATGGGCCGGAAGGGAGAGCCTTACGCCACGGACAGCCTCCTCGACCTGCTCGAAGGGCGAGGGAAGTACCTGCCGGCGCGGGAGCGCGACCTCCTCCTCACGACCGGGGAGATCATCTCCGCCGTCGTCCTCGCCGACCTCCTGTGGCGGCAGGACATTCCCGCCGCGGTCTTTACGGGAGCGCAGGCGGGCATCGTGACGGACGCCCGCTTCGGCGAGGCGCAGATCCTCGACGTCCGTCCCGAGCGCCTGCGCGCCGCCCTCGAACGCGGTCGGATCGCCGTAGTCGCCGGTTTCCAGGGGGCCACGGAAGACGGGGAGCTCACGACCCTCGGGCGCGGCGGGAGCGACATCACGGCCGTCGCCCTGGCGGCGGCCCTGGGGGCGCGCCGGCTCGACATCTTCACGGACGTGAACGGCGTGTTCACCGCCGACCCCAGGATCGTCGAGGAGGCCCGCCCGCTCAGGTACCTCACGTACGCCGAGGTGGCCAACCTCGCCCACTTGGGCGCACGCGTCCTACACCCGCGGGCGGTGGAAATCGCCATGCAGTACAACATCCCCGTCCGCGTGCGCTCCACGACGTCCGACGACGAGGGGACGCTCATCGCCTCCCTTTCCGAGCTCAGGGCGCGGGCACCGTTCCGCGAGCGCGTCGTCACGGGCATCGCCCACGTCTTCGGCGTGACGCAGATCAAGGTCGTGCGCGACACGGTCGATCCCGAACTCCAGCTCGTCGTCTTCCGCGCGATGGCCGAACACGGGATCAGCGTGGACTTCATCAACGTCTCCCCCAACTCCGTAGCCTACACCGTGCGCGACGAAGAGGCAGAGCGCGCCGCGGCGATCCTCCGCGGGCTCGGCTTCGAGCCCTCCGTTACGCCCGGCTGCGCCAAGGTCTCCGTCGTCGGGGCGGGCATGGCCGGGAGGCCCGGGGTGATGTCCCGCATCGTCGAAGCCCTCGTCGGCCACGACATCCCCATCCTCCAGGCCGCGGACTCGCACACGACGATCTGGGTGCTCGTCCCCGGGGAACGGGCGCAGGACGCCATTCGCTTGCTCCATCGCTACTTCGAGCTCGAGCGCGAGTAA
- a CDS encoding Aspartate-semialdehyde dehydrogenase — protein MSRGLRVAVVGATGAVGTEMVRQLEISPLPVAEFRPLASARSEGRQVQFRGQAYDVRELVPEALEGLDLAFFSAGGDVSRAFAPEAVRRGALVIDNSSAFRLEEGVPLVVPEVNFAAAREHRGLIANPNCSTIQMVVALKPIRDRFGLKRITVATYQAVSGAGYRALQSLYRELEAALRGEEIAPEVLPVASQPVKYPIALNVIPQIDVFVEEAYTREEMKMVLETQKIFADPHIEVGATCARVPVGIGHSEAVYVETEEDLPSLEEIRAILREGEGIVVLDDPAGAVYPTPRHVSGRREVFVGRIRKDLFRPNGLHLFVVADNLVKGAAGNAVQIAERLYAEGLLPRA, from the coding sequence ATGAGCCGAGGTTTGCGCGTAGCCGTCGTTGGTGCCACGGGGGCGGTCGGTACGGAGATGGTCCGCCAGCTCGAGATCTCCCCCCTCCCCGTGGCGGAGTTTCGCCCGTTGGCCTCCGCGCGGTCTGAGGGACGGCAGGTGCAGTTTCGCGGTCAGGCGTACGACGTGCGGGAGCTCGTCCCGGAAGCACTGGAAGGTTTGGACCTCGCCTTCTTCAGCGCCGGCGGCGACGTGAGCCGCGCCTTTGCCCCCGAAGCCGTTCGCCGCGGGGCCCTCGTGATCGACAACTCCAGCGCCTTCCGCCTGGAGGAGGGCGTTCCCCTCGTCGTTCCCGAGGTGAACTTCGCCGCAGCCCGCGAACACCGGGGGCTCATCGCCAACCCGAACTGCTCGACCATCCAGATGGTCGTGGCGCTCAAGCCCATCCGCGATCGCTTCGGCCTGAAAAGGATCACGGTGGCCACGTACCAGGCCGTATCGGGGGCGGGGTACCGCGCCCTGCAGTCTCTCTACCGGGAGCTCGAGGCGGCGCTGCGCGGGGAGGAGATCGCGCCGGAGGTCCTGCCGGTGGCTTCGCAGCCGGTGAAGTACCCCATCGCCCTGAACGTAATCCCCCAGATCGACGTGTTTGTCGAAGAGGCGTACACGCGCGAAGAGATGAAGATGGTCCTCGAGACGCAAAAGATCTTTGCCGATCCGCACATCGAGGTCGGGGCGACCTGCGCCCGCGTCCCCGTGGGCATCGGACACAGCGAGGCCGTGTACGTGGAGACGGAGGAGGACCTTCCTTCCCTCGAGGAAATCCGGGCGATCCTGCGCGAAGGGGAGGGGATCGTCGTCCTCGACGATCCCGCAGGGGCCGTGTATCCGACGCCGCGCCACGTGAGCGGGCGGCGTGAGGTGTTCGTAGGGCGAATCCGCAAGGACCTCTTCCGCCCCAACGGGCTTCACCTCTTCGTCGTCGCCGACAACCTCGTCAAGGGTGCGGCGGGTAACGCCGTGCAGATCGCCGAACGCCTCTACGCCGAAGGGCTGCTCCCGCGGGCGTAA
- a CDS encoding Dipicolinate synthase subunit B: protein MHREEPAEALDVLRGKVLGFGVTGSHCTFSQVLDPLRRLVAAGARVIPVVTPTVAHTDTRFFAAEDFLHELRDITGEEPYTRISDVEPFGPRRLLDAMVIAPLTGNSLARFANGITDNAVLMAAKSTLRNGRPVVLAVSTNDALGLNAPNLARLLTARSVYFVPFGQDDPHGKPTSLVAHMDLLPETAAAALLGRQLQPVLRPFVARETPRR from the coding sequence GTGCACCGCGAAGAACCCGCCGAAGCGCTCGACGTCCTCCGCGGCAAGGTCCTCGGATTCGGCGTGACGGGAAGCCACTGCACCTTTTCCCAGGTCCTCGACCCCCTCCGCCGCCTCGTGGCGGCGGGCGCGCGGGTGATTCCCGTCGTCACGCCGACCGTAGCGCATACGGACACCCGCTTTTTCGCCGCAGAAGACTTCCTCCACGAGCTTCGGGACATCACGGGCGAAGAGCCGTACACGCGCATATCCGACGTGGAACCCTTCGGCCCCCGGCGGCTCCTCGACGCCATGGTCATCGCGCCCCTCACGGGGAACTCCCTCGCCCGTTTCGCCAACGGAATCACGGACAACGCCGTGCTCATGGCGGCGAAGTCCACCCTGCGCAACGGGCGTCCCGTGGTCCTCGCGGTGTCCACGAACGACGCCCTGGGCCTCAACGCGCCGAACCTCGCCCGCCTCCTCACCGCCCGCTCCGTGTACTTCGTCCCCTTCGGCCAGGACGACCCCCACGGGAAGCCCACCTCCCTCGTGGCCCACATGGACCTCCTTCCGGAGACCGCGGCGGCGGCCCTTCTGGGGCGTCAGCTTCAGCCCGTACTCCGACCCTTCGTTGCGAGAGAGACGCCGAGGCGGTAG